CGAAGGCAGTGTTATTGGAACTTCAAGTCTAAGGAGAACAGCACAATTGGCTAAGAAATATCCCCATTTGAAAGTGGAAAATATAAGGGGAAATTTGAACACCAGACTGAAAAAGCTAGATGATTTAGGCAAGTATCATGCTATCATTCTTGCCTCAGCAGGACTTGTTAGAATTGGGTGGAAAAACAGGATATCAAAGGTGAACTTTCAATTACatatattaatttcaaattaagtttttatttgaaaaagatGTTGGATGCCCAAGATTTCCTTTATGCAGTGGGTCAAGGAGCTATAGCAGTGGAATGTAGGGCTGATgatgaaaaaacattaaaactgCTTGAACCATTATATGATTTGCAAACAGCATTGAGGGTTATTGCTGAAAGGAGTTTTTTGAAGACTTTAGGAGGGGGTTGTAGTGCTCCGGTTGCTGTTATATCAGACCTAAAATTAGTTAAAGATAAAGAAGTAAGaaacaatataataatactataatttttaacaacatAGTCACTTTTAGGTAAAACTTACTTTAAAAGGTGCAGTTTGGTCTTTAGATGGCACTCAAGAAGTAGCAGATGAAGGGGAAACAGTTGTGAATGTTTTAAGTTCTATAAGATGTGCAGAATGTCCTTACAGTAATGGGGAACTTAAGGTCATAGATATTGGTAGTTTTCTCCATTGTTTTTGTGTGTGATCATTCTCCATCAATATGCTTATAGAATGTTGTGTAACTTGCCCCATGAATAATGAAGTAAATGGACCAAgtttaaagaagcaaaaactGGATATTCCTAATGAAATCCTTGAAAATGATCCGCATGACAAGTTGCCAGTTCCTATCCCCATTGGATCAGACTTTATGGGGCAATGTCCGTTTTTGGAAGGAACTATTCAGGTAccatttatttgaacaatttaattatattattttttaaatatgtgaCTATTTAGGGTGTCGAAAATCCGCATTTATCATTAAACGGGGATGCCTCTAGTATTGCCAAATTGGGGTTAAAATTTTGTCCTGCATTGAAGGGCTTAAACTCaggtaatttttctttatctatTTCTACAATACTCCATTCGTAATTTTGCGcattttagataaaaacaACGTTAATAAAGTGACAATAATAGAAGATGATTGTCTGTTTGTCGGTTTAGTTCCTCATAGAGATGCCACCTttgataatttaatgaaatccaAACTTTTGGGTGAAAATCTGGCTCTGAAACTGAAGGAAAAAGGGGCTTTGCAAATCATGGCTGCTGCACAAGCTGCAGTGCATGGAAAAATTAGTAATAACACTGCTGCTAGTTAATATTTCCTCTCTTATATTGTAGTAAGTaccaattatttaatataaaaatagatttatgGATATTATTGGGTAGGtaatagtttaaaaattattttctctttttgttatttaaaaggCAAactgttatatatatatatatatatatttattatttattcatgtaaatggttgtaaaattttatatattatgttttttcaagttGTTTTTTTACCCATCTCTAATACTCTTGTATTGTGATTAATTGTTTGGTGTGATAACAGTAATTTTCTGCAACCCAAAGTTGAGAGTGACTGTTTCAATATGGTGTCTTGTATTTGTGCAATTCATGCATTTTAATTCTGTTATTGTTTGTCTTTCTAAAGATTATTTTGTTCTGGGTTCTGAAGGTTGAGTCAGGCTTGTCATTGAAACAGTAACAAGGATTTTGAAGTGTACCCTGAAAGGGTAAATGTTATTCTCAGtgaattttaactgaaaataatgtATAATTCCATCTTTTCAACAACCTTTTCTTATGTGCGAGACATTATTCACAaagaaaaactgataaataGTTCCTCCACAGAACAAGTGACTCTAAAAAAAAGGAGTAAAAATCCAGAAGTTTGTTTTATAGTCTGTTAAAAAGAAGGTATAGAATTCAGAAAGGCCTGGAGTGTACCCTATATAGTTATGGTGCCACATCTTCATATGAACTAATAAATGGAATCAAACGTACTTGATAAAAATAACCTTCaaaatgaggaaaatattcacaaaattatataaaacaataattaaatataattttaataaatcacataGTTTTAGGAAGTTCTGTCATCACAACTATcttatttataatttcattaaacacTTTCCCAGCTGGTGTTTCCTGCAACTCAGTCACTGCTGTTTTCCCTAATAGTTCCCCCATACGAGGATCAATTGGCAACGCTCCCAAAAACGGAACTTTAACTAATTCTGCCAAGGATTCGCCGCCTCCTTTACTGAATATATTTGTGCACTCTGTGCAGTGCGGGCAGACAAATCTAACATTGATtcttattcaattaaatttgtattttattgttttaaagtcAGCTTTTACCCGCTCATATTCTCTATTAGACCTATTAAATGTATCCCTGTTTTTCGACAAAAAGTTATTTCTTTTCGAACATCTTCTATGGACATCAGCTGGGGGGTGGTCACTATAACAGCACCATcacattttattgcttttaaattcTCCATAACTGTTATGTGTTCATCTGAAGTTCCAGGAGGAGTGTCTATTATAagcaagaataatttttaaattattctatgTTTAATTATTCCATAACAATTCTTTACCAATAATCAAATAATCAAGCTCTCCCCAGCATACATCAGTGAGAAACTGTTTAACCATTGCAGTTTTCTTGGGACCTCGCCATACCACTGCACTATTCCTGTTATTTAGTAAAAATCCAATAGACATTACTGCTAATTGTTGGTTTTTGTCTGCATAAACAGGAATCCATCTAAGTAAAGAATATATTATCTTTGCagttaactttaattttaactcaCCCTCTATCAGATTGATGAACATCACTGTTTTCTAAATTCAGCAAGTATGGAATAGAGGGACCGCAAAGGTCAATGTCTAATAAGCCCACCTAATAAAATAGAGATgagtgacatttcaaaaagaaacattttctaaaGCAGACATATTTCTAcaaaattgtgatttattaTAGAATACATAatcatttttgcaaattttaaatcaatttcaagggtgagtaaaaaaatatacaattgaTCCCAAACCCTTTTAggatttttatacaaaactttGCGATGTCTAGGTATTGATGTCTCCttagaaatacaaaaatgacCATGATTTGCAAGAAGTAGTCTTACAGGAGATGTCTTCAATTTCTCTGGTTGGTGACTgtatcaaaataaacaaaccaaAACTCAAGGCCAAATGCATTAGTGAGAAAAATAGGCACAGTCTATAACCTCCCCTAAATCACTATTTATTCCTGGTAAGTTAAGTAACTCTGCTCCAATATAATTATCGCGTACAAAACAAAACCAGTTCGACGTGTGCAGGTTACATTGTTAAATGTGCTACTTCTAAGATCTTTTATATATTTCTCAATAAATCGCAATGTATGTTCAGATACCCACATATATATATGCGAGGAGAGCCACCTAAAAAGCATTCATGTTTGAAGCACATGTGGTTTATAATACCTGCATTGATTTCCATGTGGTAATTGCTAACTATATAActaaatcataaataaaattaaagggAAGTAGACAAGTTCTGGGTATAGTTTTACTTACTTTGGAGCCCCTTTCGACGAGTCCTAAAGCCAATTGTGTGCTAACAGTCGACTTTCCTACCCCTCCTTTGCCGGATAATACTAAAATTATGTGTTTAACGTTATCAAgcatattaaaaagttattaatctTGTATATGTTCTTAGAGGAATGTTCCGTATgatgtataattttaattttaaattcgatataatttgttttagtcGATTCAATTATGACTTTGACACACTTTACACGTCTGTCTCTTACTAAGGAAAAATTGTCACGTGCCATTTCGAACAGTTCCGAATTGAGTCAGCTGACGTCAGATGTTACACAGACTTCTAATTTTTagtatgtttttaatattatattactaAAGttctttttacaattttcagaatgtctaaaaatgttaataagtTGGCTTTATGAAACGTGCCAAAATAATagatatcagaaaatttaagCGTTTTgattttagttaaatattttctaagtGAATCGATTCTGTCTACAAGGATGTTAAATCGAGTCGAtctaattgttaaaaatcgaTTCATTATGACATTTTGGACATCTCTACTTCTTGATGGCTGTGGTTTGTTTATCGTCGTTTAGTTTGAGCCAATTTTAGTGGCGAGaaaatattatcaataaaCGTTAGATTTAAAcgagtttattaaaatattgtttttaacatATTGCTCACTATCCATAATGACGTTAGAAACCATCCCAAAAGACCTAAGGGGTCTGAGAGCCTGTTTGGTGTGTTCCCTAATAAAAGTAAGAATATCCATATACACtttgtttttggttttaattctaaaatcaaatgcaatttaaaagtcATTTCATACTGCAGGGACATTCAGGCTCTACTCAAGTAAAGCGCAAACTTTAAtataatgaaaagtaaaaagtgAGTACTTTTGAAAGTGAGTACCGTACTCCTATGCAATAAAATGGGAGTAAAGCTGATTTAACAGTAAGCATTAGTGATGCTTGACCCCTAGTATGAAATCAaccttaaattgaatttatattttgttgtttcctGTCGTTGTTGCTGTTTGGAAAATCAAGCAACAATCCAACAtaaaaagtaacatttttttgtagtcCTTTGATCAATTTGAATATGAGGGATGTGACAACTGCGATGAATTTCTGAGAATGAAAAACAATAAGGACAATGTTTATGACTGCACAAGCTCCAATTTTGATGGGTAAAAAATTCTTGtataaatctttaaattttaacttttctctgttatatatatacagtaaAATCTCCCTTGACGGACACCTCCGATAAGCGGACCTCTCTAATAACCGGACAGTTTTCTGGGGACCAACTCTTTCCCATAAGatattctaataaatattttcattttctaataaGCGGACACCTCCTATAAGCGGACAAATAGAAGACGACCACCGGTGTCCGCTTATGGGAGATttcactgtatatatatttgtatttatcattattctaatttttagaagctcatattttttcatataatatattaaaaaaaaaaaaatcattttgccTTATAAACCCATTTTCCATTCTACTTCAACCTAGCTTTAtttcaaagttgattttttagtttttgggaTTCTATAAGGATTGAAAtaccatgaaaaaaatattgaatatatttcaattGTCTCTGCTTATGTCATACTGAGAAACCCTAACTTCAGCGAATTTATATAAACTACACTTAGGCTCACGTTAGTATggaatttagtttatttaaaagttattgCATCCTGGTAAATGAAATATGTCAGTCATTTGTGTCTTATGAAAGtctcaattttgaaaactaacTTGAAAATCAGCATGGAAACCcaaacaaatgtttaaatttgattcatTTTCAATAGACATGAAAACCTAGTAAATGAGTGAAAAATTCACAACAAGctctattttttcattaaataattaataaaattcttgggttaaatattgatatttgttTTGTAGGATGATTGCTTTAATGAGTCCAGAAGATAGTTGGGTGGCAAAGTGGCAAAGAATAagtaagtaatatttttaataaaacatttttactcttCTGTACATATGCATCTTTCTTGTTTAAAAGAAACAACacaatatttgagaaatagTGATTTGAATGTTTGAAGTTGTAATGCCTTTTGTGGGAAGGTGGGTGACTATTAAATCTCACTAGAGTAATTGATTCTTCATAGATATTTTACTGAATGTAAAAAATAGATAACAAGTTCACAAGCTACCCAGTATAATGACTGTGACATCTAACTTTAAAATCATATCAGAATCTCTTATAATTGTGGTGCTATCGCTTTAGAAACAATGTGTCAGTGACGATAGTTGTGAACGTTatgtgaaaaaagaaaaaacggtTATACACAAAAATCTAAACACAAACATAAACCGTCACCTGGGAACCATGATATTTGAAATATAGTATTAGAGTTTCACTTTGTTACAATTTAAAGATGATAGCATAGGTACTACCACCTCAGGCTGGGATGCATTAAAATGGTGTTGATATTCCAAAAACTAGGAAAATTCAACCGACTGAACATCttataaatgcaaaaacaGGGAACTTTGTTGTTAATAAGATATTCAAACAAGACATTATCCAagtatactatttttcttcattcaCAGAAGAGTCGacatgtgttttattttttgaagagtCGTTTTACCTATTCGGAAACACATTGTAAATTATAGTTGGATTTTAGGCAGTACAATGTGCTCTCAAAATAATCTCAAAGCCCTTAATTGGGAAACATTAACAGAAGGAAAACTGGAGAAATTaacttggaaaaatattgtttcagATCGTTTTTGTAAAGGAGTTTACGCCATCTCAGTATCTGGCAGGCTACCCAATGGAATCATCAGGGAAATGAAAAGTAGGAATATACCTTATAGACCTAGGGATACCAGCCAAAGATAAATGAATTATAATTTTGAGGtgtgagaaaaaataaagctaaattaaattttttaacttgataattttttacatatttaaatcatgtattataaaatatgttatttttcatctcgtacaaatgaattttcttgtaataaaaaagatatagTTGATTGTGTATGCTTGTCATCATATAACAACAATCATATCTTGATGAGAAGAAAACCTCATAAATTGGTGTagacatttattttcaagcTCAATGATTATTAATTACATAAATACAAAACATAACAAAAACTTAATCGAAAGATTCAACCAgtgtattatacaaaattggACAATAATGCCGATCTCTTGTTCTGCCAATTTTTTAGCTTATTTAATAAACCTTTCTATGTTTCTAAATTTATCGTTATTTTGGTGAGTATAAAGCAATgccataattttaaaatagcattttattacttatatgaaacacatctaaaaatataaattttattcttaatgttaaatttaaaattctacgCATCGGTCAAGTACGAAAATGAATCAACAACTATACTTACAGTAAAGTTTAAAGGAACTATCCTATTTTAATACTTGCaatagcaaataaatttaaacccaACTTCTAAAATATATCTCCccttgtttaaaaatatcgcaTAGGCACAATAATTGACTCTGGGATCGAGTTTAGCAAATAGTAATAGATagataattaaatgtttttttcaaaataattctcgtatttaatttttcgttcAGTCAGCAATActatttatttctttcaaaaaaagcTCATGAATAATTTACTCTTTGGGAAGCAAACTTTTCCCGAAAATATTACCAGCTAGATCATCTATACCAGCATGCGCCCTTTTCTTACTTTCTTCCATCAATTCATGAGACTCATCAATTGCATTTCCAGCTTCTCTTAATTTGTTGTCAGCACTATGAGCAGTCTGTCTCAGTTTATTTTCCAGGTTTATTTCTGCATTATGGAGGCCTGCATTCACTTGTTGTGCTCGTTGGGACATTGCATTACCAAAAGAATTGAATTCTGAAGCAAACCACGAATAATGAACAACGAACTATtataaatttgtgtttattaCTTACCCTCGCTTATGCTCTTGGTCAAATGATGAGCCCCCTCAGCAATGCGCTGCTTCTCAGTTTCAGCGGAAGCTGCAATATCATGCAATTTATCATCAAAACTTTTGCCCCAAGACTGCGTTTCTTCAGCTGCTTTCTTGGCGTTTTGTATAGCTGTTTCTTGCGTTTGATGCAGTCTTACATCTGCACTATGCGCCACATCTGCTACTAATTCCTTGGCCTTATTGATTGCAGACTGCTGAGTCTCCCTCAGCTTATTGTCTGTTTCTCTGGCAAGGTTTTGGGCACCTTCTATAGCCTGTTTGGCTTTTTCAGCTGCAGCATTTTGTGTATTCTTTAGAGTGCTATCAATTCCTTGGGCGATTTCTTTGGCTTTGTTAGTTGCAGCTTGTTCTGCttctcttattttattatctgCGTTGTGGGCTAGATTTTGTATCAATTCGGTGGTTTCTTTAGTGTTTTGGGCAGCAGTCTCTTGAGCCTCTTTGACCTTGATATCGATGTTTTGGGCTACATCCTGAGCACCTTCAGCAAGCCGTTGTTTTCCTGATTCTAAAGCTTCAGCAGTTTCACGTGCTTTACGTGCAGCGGCCTTTTCGGCCTCCTTTGCCAAATTCTGAGCTTCAGAGACTTCCTCTTGGGCTTTATACACTGCAGCTTGCTCTGcctcttttattttgttgtcaaTGGTATGGGCAAGATTTTGTGCAGTCTGTGCACTTTCCTTCGCCTTCTGAGTTGCTACAACTTCAGCTTCTCGAACCTTATTATCCACACTTCTGGCCAAGTCTTGCGCTCCTTGAGCGGCAGCTCTAGCTTTATCAGCAGCAGCCTGCTCAGTTTCTTTCACTTTATTGTCAATGTTACTGGCTAAATTTTGGGCTCCTTGAGCCAATTTCTGCCCTTCAGTTTTCAGCCCTTCGACAGCCGCTTGTTCCGCGTCTTTAATCTTGTTATCCACATTTCTGCCCCAGCTCTGGGCTCCCTGGATTAGTTTCTGCTCTTCGGCTTTTGCAGCTTCAAATGCGGCTTTAGCTTTCTGGGCAGCTACAGCTTCGGCTTCTTTGACTTTATTGCTGAGGTTCCACGCCAAGTCCTGAGCTCCATGGAGAAGTTTTTGTTCCTCAGCTCTTGCAGCTTCGAAAGCATCTCTAGTTTTCTGTGCAGCTGCAACCTCGGCTTCCTTGACTTTGTTACTAACATTACTTGCCAAGTTTTGAGCTTCATAAATAAGCTTCTGTTCCTCGGCTTTGGCAGCTTCAGCTGCAGCTTTGGCTTTTTCAACTGTGGCTTGTTCAGTTTCCTTGATAGTTCTAGCGAGGTTCTGAGCtccactgactatcttgtttcgTTCAGTTTCGGCAGCTTGAGTAACTTCGGCCTTCTTTTGATCGGCGGCTGCAGATGCGTCCTGGAGTTTGTTGTCGATATTTCGCCCCAAGCATTGGAGGTCCTCATTTAGATTTGATTTTGCTCTATTAACAGCTTCagctaaaaatatgttttatacaAGGTATTTTGTGGAATGTATGCTACCCGATTTACCTGCTTCCTGGGCAATTTTTTGGGCATCGCTTTTGGTTCTTTCAAGAGCCTGGTCGGTTTTCTTAACTCGCTCCTCTACAACATCCTCAACCCTGGTCTCGGCCTCCTTCACTTCCTCGGCTATATCCTCACTTTTCTTCCTAGTGAAGAGCTGTCCGATTCGGTTTCCCAAGTTTCTCAAGGAGGCTGAAATTGGGACATAATTTTCAGTGCACTTAACACGCGTTTATTTTTAGCAGGGAAATGCAACTTTGTCGCTCACTatcagcttcaaatttaatgcGCAGCAAATTAAAACCAACAATCAATGCTAATTGTGTTGCAGCATTTCAGAGAAAAACACGGCgcctttaaaaatatcacattgCATATCTTCGCTGTTATGTCACTCCAATCAGCCTTTAACATCACCTCAAGGCTGCCTAAACTGGTTCGTTAATATGCTATAATTTGCTTTTTGTTGTAAAAGGAATTGGGGAAGGTTGTAGTCTGAACAGCGGGTGAAGCCAAATTGAAATAAAGGCGGGGCGAATCGGGAATAATGATGATTGTTTTTCCCTGAGGAATCAAAGATTGTGTAGCAGTTACTGCAACGAGATAccaataaatgtaaaataatcaCGTCGGTTTAAATAGTCATAGAAAGTATATGCAAATGACACAGAAAATTAGAAcactaagaaaaatattgttttagtgATCACCTTGTTGTCAAGAATGTAACAGGATCATACACGAGACGTAATGTCATTTCAGGTGGCCACAGTACTCtaccaaataataaaaaaatgctaaacaCTCATAGTGAAAAATGTCCTATTATAGATATACAAGATGGTAAAGTTTCACactttttctcatattttgcgttttttcaCGTATGTGTTGAGTTAATTGTTAatgctaataataataataatgcaacttcataattaataacaatgaattttggtcaaaacgaatttaaatataatataatatttaatcaaacttGACGGTGTTTCAAGGTACTATTGCGCAAGCTTAAAATATATAGGGGAATATAAGGGgtcttctattaaaaaaaataatttttttatttatatttttttatattggcACCTAAATAatagacaccctgtaggttttattttaaataattagatGGCGAAACATTGACCTATCCTTTTACTCTCATGATTTCAACTATGAATGTTTCCCATAAAAATAAGACACTGGTTCACTAAATAAGTGCTTGAAAACGACGACTTTTCGCTAAAAAGTGTCGATAACCATGAAATATGGGCATATTTTTACTATATTTATAAAACAGATTTATAATTACGATTAGAATACAATAGGCTactaaaatacagggtgtgccatttaaaaaatggaacttttgaaattcacacttttttgagcgacCTTATGagcttctaaatattttttaagtatttcatAGCTACATCGCCTAACCTATTCAGCtcgaaagtaaattttaaatggaactcaTTAAGTTGGTTTGTAATTTTGCTggctcactctgtatattagcaatgatgcatttttgaccatgggtctactagcatttttaaaattatttttcagagtACTATCGCAACCCTGAAACATCCACACGATGGTATGTTATACACTGTAGATAAATAATTGATAACCGCTTGATAATGTGGTATCATTTAGAAGACGTTGTTTAACCGTTAAGCGTTTGTCTTGAAAATATTAGGCAAACGTGCTGataatacaataattaaatttttttaataggagcCTCAATAGTTACGTAGCCATCAGACCTCAATTCGCGGGTTAATCAAACGATCACGAACAACAGTCGTAAGAGTCAAGAATTCTTGCATTGATCCGTCAGCGTTGAATATTGAATGATTTAAAACCAATCTAGGAAGGAGCGGACTTCTTACATGGAGTAGTGAGTTGGTCATGACCTGAATGCAACGGCTTTCGCAAAAAATGAAGACTATCGCCTCAAATAGGAGAAAATTACGCAACCAGTTAACTGATTCTCGCCTTAACTTTCTGCAGTTACGATTAAATTGCATTAACAACtacaataataatcataaacGAAATCGATGTAGTGGGAATTATTATGGCACGCCATGAGCAAATTACCGCATTATTCTGACTCACCAACCTTGCGTGCTCTGGTGATGGTTACGacacaaagtgaaaaattaaaagaatctAATTAACCGTTTTACTTACAAAACATTTCTGCAGAGAGGAACACTTCTACACGAACAACAGTCGCATTAACAGTTAGTGTTTAATTATAGTTTCAAACTACATAAACTTGAACCGGCTTTGATGTTTTGGAATGTCGTAGCGCAATATCGCGCGGAATTACTTGTGACCGTAGTGACCAACGACCATACAACGATTGCACAAGCAAGACAGAAATATCGATTTCGCGGTGGAGAAGGTTCCACGATGTCTACGGCGTGACCTAAACCTTCACATCTTTCATGTTTTTGCGTTTCAACTAGGACAAGAGGATCGATTTTCGTCCACGCACGTTTTGTTGGCTGTTTTGGAAGTTTCCTACTGTTGGGAGTTGCCAGCATAAATTCCGCTTACTGCATCTATGTCGCTAAGCGCGCAACTTTTATGCCATAAATTCTCGTAGATGCTTTGAAAATCCATTCACTCCCACACCCCCTGAAAATCTGCCTTTATTGCAGATTCCAGACCTGACTATAGCAGCGAATGCAAACCTGGACAAACCAATCATGCTAAAGAGCGCTCTTGCCAGGAGGGAGAAGGCAACTTTAACCTGGCCACACGCATCGAAAAAACATCAACATATggagaaattgttttttttttaattacggCAAAATAGGGGGATTGAAAGACAGAACTACCTCCCAAATTGGCAATTATTTGCTTTATAAGGCTTTGCCATGGCAAACGTTTTCAAATAATCTCAATCCTGTAACGGGCCATTGTAACCATAGAGTGTTGTACTTAATTATTGAGTTATAGTAGATTTAATCTAATCagagaaaattgaaagtttAATGTACGtagttttccaatttttgttgGAAGCCAAAACATATCCCACGCGCTATTTAAACCGATGGTGTTAGTGAGTCACTAGAGTTTAATCAAACATTCTTCATTACAAGTTTACAAAAGTGTATGTTAAATACCCTGGTACCTTACCGGTAAAACTTGACCAAAACGACATCTCCTCTTCTGATATGCGTCTCCTAAGTAATGGCCTTCAAGTTAAATATAAAAGCACTAATCACACATAAGCCacttaacataaaaataaccagCCAGTTCAGCACGTAAACCACAAATCGAAAGCGGAACCCAACGTTTTAGACTTGTGGAGGTTGGTGTGTTACTAAAGAAATTTTGCACCGACAAACCTGCGAATgtgtgtaaaatatttataaaacttatttaaaactgGTATTTTCGCGTGGGACTTACTTAATGAATCAACAGTGGCATCATATTATATTAAGACACCATTATGTAGTGTTTTGTATTAGAGGAAGGAATATATGGTGTTAtagaatattaataaaaggaaaacaaaCACAATACAAGATGTCTCTGAACATAATGCCATAAATCCGATTacatgttttaaatttcaaaatatgacTAAAACTTCACATAAACATATATCGAAAAACGccccattttcgatatacaggatATGAAATGTTAGTTCCTggaaatagttttttattaatatgtttgaaacgtttcgagataaattaccaaaattttGTACTCTATCATAACTTTTTATATTCTCCATGGAGAAAATGCAACATTTTCCGGAGGCGACTAATAGAAGAGGTACTGTTTAAAAAGtacctaaatttttttaccctTAACTTTATTGTcgactttataaaaaaaatattaaacttgaaaatgtttatgtaaaaaaatcctcttaTTTAATGTCGAGATTTCCAAGTTTtcgtgaaaattgaaattcaacaaatcgGTGGATcagcaaaaatatatttttgaaatttccgtATATGACAACATTTATCATGAGTCTAGTGGTTTTTCGTTGCCACTGGAACAAAGTTTAATTACAATGAGtgtaaaagaaaatgtataaaaaaagagTTCTAAATCTGATGTTTTTGCTAAAACAAAGTATCcaccaatttgttaaatctcagttttcttgagaatttttgaagatttctaCTTTCAACTAGAGtacattttttatgcaaagatcttcaaatgtaaattttttctttaaaatcatcaataaaat
This portion of the Euwallacea fornicatus isolate EFF26 chromosome 13, ASM4011564v1, whole genome shotgun sequence genome encodes:
- the Nubp2 gene encoding cytosolic Fe-S cluster assembly factor Nubp2 homolog isoform X1, which gives rise to MLDNVKHIILVLSGKGGVGKSTVSTQLALGLVERGSKVGLLDIDLCGPSIPYLLNLENSDVHQSDRGWIPVYADKNQQLAVMSIGFLLNNRNSAVVWRGPKKTAMVKQFLTDVCWGELDYLIIDTPPGTSDEHITVMENLKAIKCDGAVIVTTPQLMSIEDVRKEITFCRKTGIHLIGLIENMSGINVRFVCPHCTECTNIFSKGGGESLAELVKVPFLGALPIDPRMGELLGKTAVTELQETPAGKVFNEIINKIVVMTELPKTM
- the l(3)02640 gene encoding porphobilinogen deaminase isoform X1; protein product: MSGELKLRVGSRKSELALIQTRHVISCLKQIYPDIEFDVVTMSTLGDQIIDIPLPKIGEKSLFTKELETALADGHVDFIVHSLKDLPTILPVGMAIGAVLSRENPRDALVLQRDIKKHTLASLPEGSVIGTSSLRRTAQLAKKYPHLKVENIRGNLNTRLKKLDDLGKYHAIILASAGLVRIGWKNRISKMLDAQDFLYAVGQGAIAVECRADDEKTLKLLEPLYDLQTALRVIAERSFLKTLGGGCSAPVAVISDLKLVKDKEVKLTLKGAVWSLDGTQEVADEGETVVNVLSSIRCAECPYSNGELKVIDIECCVTCPMNNEVNGPSLKKQKLDIPNEILENDPHDKLPVPIPIGSDFMGQCPFLEGTIQGVENPHLSLNGDASSIAKLGLKFCPALKGLNSDKNNVNKVTIIEDDCLFVGLVPHRDATFDNLMKSKLLGENLALKLKEKGALQIMAAAQAAVHGKISNNTAAS
- the spt4 gene encoding transcription elongation factor SPT4, which encodes MTLETIPKDLRGLRACLVCSLIKSFDQFEYEGCDNCDEFLRMKNNKDNVYDCTSSNFDGMIALMSPEDSWVAKWQRINRFCKGVYAISVSGRLPNGIIREMKSRNIPYRPRDTSQR
- the Nubp2 gene encoding cytosolic Fe-S cluster assembly factor Nubp2 homolog isoform X2 produces the protein MLDNVKHIILVLSGKGGVGKSTVSTQLALGLVERGSKVGLLDIDLCGPSIPYLLNLENSDVHQSDRGWIPVYADKNQQLAVMSIGFLLNNRNSAVVWRGPKKTAMVKQFLTDVCWGELDYLIIDTPPGTSDEHITVMENLKAIKCDGAVIVTTPQLMSIEDVRKEITFCRKTGIHLIGLIENMSGFVCPHCTECTNIFSKGGGESLAELVKVPFLGALPIDPRMGELLGKTAVTELQETPAGKVFNEIINKIVVMTELPKTM
- the l(3)02640 gene encoding porphobilinogen deaminase isoform X2, which codes for MSTLGDQIIDIPLPKIGEKSLFTKELETALADGHVDFIVHSLKDLPTILPVGMAIGAVLSRENPRDALVLQRDIKKHTLASLPEGSVIGTSSLRRTAQLAKKYPHLKVENIRGNLNTRLKKLDDLGKYHAIILASAGLVRIGWKNRISKMLDAQDFLYAVGQGAIAVECRADDEKTLKLLEPLYDLQTALRVIAERSFLKTLGGGCSAPVAVISDLKLVKDKEVKLTLKGAVWSLDGTQEVADEGETVVNVLSSIRCAECPYSNGELKVIDIECCVTCPMNNEVNGPSLKKQKLDIPNEILENDPHDKLPVPIPIGSDFMGQCPFLEGTIQGVENPHLSLNGDASSIAKLGLKFCPALKGLNSDKNNVNKVTIIEDDCLFVGLVPHRDATFDNLMKSKLLGENLALKLKEKGALQIMAAAQAAVHGKISNNTAAS